A stretch of DNA from Chlorogloeopsis sp. ULAP01:
GACGGGGGCTGCTTCACCGCACTGGCTCCGCAAGGGCGCGCTGCCTCCCGTACAGTAGATAGTGGTTAAAAAAGTGACTACTAACAACTAACTACTAACCACTAACAAAACTATTTAGTCCACTTTGCCGCTACCAATTCTGCTAAGTCAAGAACACGCTGGCTATAACCCCACTCGTTGTCATACCAAGCCATAACTTTGACCATGTCACTGCCCATTACCATCGTTAAACTAGCATCAATAATGGAGGAAGCATCACTACCTTGATAGTCAGATGATACTAGGGGTAGTTCGCTATAGTCTAAAATACCCTTAAGCTGTCCTTCAGAAGCATCTTTGAGTGCTTGATTGACTTCTTCTGTAATTGTCTGCTTCTCAACCTGCACGACGAAATCCACCATTGAAACGTTGGGAGTGGGTACGCGCAATGCTACACCATTTAACTTGCCTTTAAGATCTGGCAGTACCAACGCTACAGCCTTTGCAGCACCAGTAGAGGTAGGCACAATGTTGATAGCCGCAGCACGCGCCCGCCGTGGATCTCTATGAGAAGCATCTAACAAGCGCTGGTCACCAGTGTAGCTGTGGGTAGTTGTCATTGTGCCTTTGATGATGCCGAATTTCTCGTGCAACACCTTAGCAACCGGAGCCAAGCAGTTAGTAGTACAGCTGGCGTTACTGATAATATGGTGTTTGTTGTGATCGTAGTCGTGATGATTAACACCGATCACAAAAGTACCATCTTCATTTTTGCCAGGGGCAGTGATCAAAACCTTCTTGGCTCCAGCATTGACGTGCTTCATTGCCCCTTCTTTAGCAGTAAATACACCTGTTGCTTCAATAATTAGGTCTATTTCCCACTCTTTCCAGGGCAAGTTTTCTGGATTGCGATCGGATACGCATTTAACGGTCTTGCCGTTTACGATAATTGAGTTATCATCAGCAGTAATATCAACATTCTTTAACTTCCCTAGCATCGAGTCATACTTCAGCAGGTGAGCGTTGGTTCTAGGGTCTGAGGTGTCATTTATAGCAACAAGGTCGATATTGCTATTCTCTCTACCCAACCAGCAGCGCATAAAGTTACGCCCGATGCGCCCAAAACCGTTGATAGCAACTCTAATCACAGCGTCTTGCCCTCTGTCTATATGTGCCTTATTAAATCCTATGCTTGACCCCGATCATATCGCAAAGGGGGAGTATTTATGACTATAAAGTGTTAGATCCCAAAAAAAAAATTAATTTTTATCTTTAGCTATCGGTGTAGAGGTTGCGATCGCCGATGTAGTTTCTCACTGATTCTGGGACTAAGTAGCGAAGTGATTTGCGTTCTCGACAGAATTTGCGAATTAGACTTGACGAAAGTCCAATTAAAGGGATATTCAATAATTGCCAGTGTATGATGATAGACTGCTTTGCCAGCTGCTGCTCCACTTGCTTGCAGATTAACTCGCTTTGAGCTATGCATTGAGAATCGGTAATGCGGGGTGCGATTAACCAATTACACAATTGTGCTAGTTCTTGTCCGCGATACCAATGGGGTAAGGTTTGGAAGGCATCCAAGCCGACTATCCAGTACCAATGAGTATTGGGATAAAGATTGGATAAGTCAATTAAAGTATTGATGGCATAGGAAGTTCCCGATCGCGTTTGCTCTACTAGTGAGACAGCAAACGCTGGGTGATCTGTGATCGCCGCCTGGAGCATTGCTAGGCGATCTTGAAAAGAAGCCGCTTTTTTATGAGGAGGATTATATGATGGCACCCAAATTACTTGTTCGACGCTTCCTTGATGCAAAGCTGCTTCGGCTACGATAAGATGCCCCCAATGAACTGGATCGAATGTGCCACCGAAAATTGCTACTTGCCGCATCCGCTCACTTGTTTGGCTGAATTCAATAATTAAAGCAGCATTATTACCAGTCTTTTATTGTAACTAATTCTAGCAAATAGGTAAAAATATGTGTTTCAAACTACAGCAGTTTATTTCCCGATTATGCAGAAATTTGCAGAATAAACATATTATTAGTTCAGGAAGATAAAAAATGTCAGCACGGATAAAATCATTTTGATCTAGCCAAATCTAAGCGCAACAATCTGCATATCATTCAGATATGAAATTTATACAGAGGTAGTAACGGTAAAAACAAATTCCTGTTATGATACGCGTGTCATTTGTGATTATTGTGTGGTGTGGTGTAAGAGGAGTAATAAATGGAAAATCAAGTAGACTTTAGCGGTAGACCATTTCATTTTATTGGTATCGGTGGCATTGGGATGTCTGCTTTGGCATATGTACTTGCCAAACGCCAATTGCCGGTCTCTGGTTCAGATCTTCGCCCTAACCACATTACTTGTAGGTTAGAAGCGATCGGAACTCATATTTTTGATAAGCAACAAGCAAGCAATTTGGAATTCTTTCGCCCAAGGGCAAAAGAAAATGAAGTAGTATTAAATACTCAAAAGGAAAAATCTTCTGTAGAATTAGCACAACTACCACAAGTTATTTGTTCAACTGCAATTAATACAAATAATTTGGAATATAAAGCAGCTCTGGAGTTAGGCTGCCCAATTTTTCATCGTTCTGATGTTTTAGCAGCTTTGATAGCAGAGTATCACAGCATTGCTGTTGCTGGTACTCATGGCAAAACTACCACTAGTAGTATGATTGGCTATATGCTACTTCAAGCAGGACTTGACCCAACCATTTTGGTTGGTGGCGAAGTTAATGCTTGGGAAGGCAATGCTCGACTAGGGCATAGTCCATATTTAGTCGCAGAAGCAGATGAATCAGATGGTTCTTTGGTGAAACACGCTCCCGAAATTGGCATTATCACCAATATTGAACTAGATCATCCCGATCACTACGGCAATTTAGAAGAAGTCGTTGAAATTTTCCAGACCTTTGCTAAAAGTTGTAAGATATTAGTAGGTAGTATTGATTGCGCTACCGTGCGTGATCGCTTACAGCCAACAATTAGTTATAGTTTATACCAAGAAACTGGTGCTGACTACACCGTTACTAATATAGACTATCGTGCCGATGGTACTACTGCCTTAGTATGGGAGCGCGGTAAGGCTCTAGGTGTATTAAAATTGCGTTTGCTCAGTCGTCATAACCTCAGTAATGCTTTGGCAGCAGTTGCTGTAGGTAGGATTTTGGGTTTAGAGTTCGGAGAAATTGCTAAAGGACTTGCCACTTTTGAAGGTGCAAGGCGTCGTTTTGAATTCCGGGGTGAAGTTGATGGCATTACCTTTATTGATGATTATGCTCATCATCCCAGTGAAATT
This window harbors:
- a CDS encoding type I glyceraldehyde-3-phosphate dehydrogenase, coding for MIRVAINGFGRIGRNFMRCWLGRENSNIDLVAINDTSDPRTNAHLLKYDSMLGKLKNVDITADDNSIIVNGKTVKCVSDRNPENLPWKEWEIDLIIEATGVFTAKEGAMKHVNAGAKKVLITAPGKNEDGTFVIGVNHHDYDHNKHHIISNASCTTNCLAPVAKVLHEKFGIIKGTMTTTHSYTGDQRLLDASHRDPRRARAAAINIVPTSTGAAKAVALVLPDLKGKLNGVALRVPTPNVSMVDFVVQVEKQTITEEVNQALKDASEGQLKGILDYSELPLVSSDYQGSDASSIIDASLTMVMGSDMVKVMAWYDNEWGYSQRVLDLAELVAAKWTK
- the nadD gene encoding nicotinate (nicotinamide) nucleotide adenylyltransferase, translating into MRQVAIFGGTFDPVHWGHLIVAEAALHQGSVEQVIWVPSYNPPHKKAASFQDRLAMLQAAITDHPAFAVSLVEQTRSGTSYAINTLIDLSNLYPNTHWYWIVGLDAFQTLPHWYRGQELAQLCNWLIAPRITDSQCIAQSELICKQVEQQLAKQSIIIHWQLLNIPLIGLSSSLIRKFCRERKSLRYLVPESVRNYIGDRNLYTDS
- the murC gene encoding UDP-N-acetylmuramate--L-alanine ligase; amino-acid sequence: MENQVDFSGRPFHFIGIGGIGMSALAYVLAKRQLPVSGSDLRPNHITCRLEAIGTHIFDKQQASNLEFFRPRAKENEVVLNTQKEKSSVELAQLPQVICSTAINTNNLEYKAALELGCPIFHRSDVLAALIAEYHSIAVAGTHGKTTTSSMIGYMLLQAGLDPTILVGGEVNAWEGNARLGHSPYLVAEADESDGSLVKHAPEIGIITNIELDHPDHYGNLEEVVEIFQTFAKSCKILVGSIDCATVRDRLQPTISYSLYQETGADYTVTNIDYRADGTTALVWERGKALGVLKLRLLSRHNLSNALAAVAVGRILGLEFGEIAKGLATFEGARRRFEFRGEVDGITFIDDYAHHPSEIRATLAAARLQARPGQRVVAIFQPHRYSRTLAFLEEFAESFTHADAVILTDIYSAGEVNLGQISGEHLAAEVAKHHEQVYYQPTLASMCDFLQHTLRPGDLALFLGAGNLNQIIPEVIATLRQPATATS